In one Nocardioides luteus genomic region, the following are encoded:
- a CDS encoding FadR/GntR family transcriptional regulator translates to MTSRARAAIFAPIGDEGRAARVENRLAEAIRSGVLAHGERLPSEPELAQMLGVATVTAREALVALRAKGLVVTTRGRGGGSFVRAPKSADLVEDRLAAMSRIELRDRATVYQVVLTGCAEIAAERTDPDEVEDLRDLLIPLNVSDVARWRSADSELYLSVAALTQSARMTREVVRQEADFGALLRIPLEEPGFREATASRHQELVEALASGDAVRARESVREHVAHSLERLAEIHEAVRR, encoded by the coding sequence ATGACCTCCCGTGCCCGCGCGGCCATCTTCGCCCCCATCGGCGACGAGGGCAGGGCAGCGCGTGTCGAGAACCGTCTCGCCGAGGCGATCCGCTCCGGCGTGCTCGCGCACGGGGAGCGGCTCCCGAGCGAGCCGGAGCTCGCCCAGATGCTCGGCGTCGCCACGGTCACCGCGCGAGAGGCGCTGGTCGCGCTGCGCGCCAAGGGCCTGGTGGTGACGACCAGGGGGCGTGGCGGCGGCTCGTTCGTACGTGCCCCGAAGAGCGCCGACCTCGTCGAGGACCGGCTCGCCGCGATGTCTCGCATCGAGCTGCGTGACCGGGCCACCGTCTATCAGGTGGTGCTCACCGGGTGCGCGGAGATCGCGGCGGAGCGTACGGATCCTGACGAGGTCGAGGACCTGCGTGACCTGCTGATCCCGCTCAACGTCAGCGACGTGGCCCGCTGGCGCAGTGCGGACAGCGAGCTCTACCTGTCGGTGGCCGCCCTGACCCAGTCGGCCAGGATGACGCGCGAGGTGGTGCGCCAGGAGGCCGACTTCGGCGCGCTGCTCCGGATCCCGCTCGAGGAGCCGGGCTTCCGGGAGGCGACGGCGAGCCGCCATCAGGAGCTTGTCGAAGCCCTGGCATCGGGAGATGCTGTCAGGGCCCGGGAGAGCGTACGTGAGCACGTGGCTCACTCCCTTGAACGCTTGGCTGAGATCCATGAGGCGGTGCGACGATGA
- a CDS encoding cache domain-containing protein: MSNTMTPLDCVAQVEDHFGPIVTELERVRSEVAALFEAGPVSSASLRERLEPGSLEFLRNPNLVGGGFVVAPGVLSDRRLYLVWWQGEERDFLGDADAPATGEAIDYTRQPWYRTPERTGELTLVGPYVDFVCTDEYVMTTTMPVYAGGRMVGVAGADTLVETLETMLLPGLREAGATLVNGHGKAIVSADPQLATGDPLTTARDMIPCRGLPLSVALS; this comes from the coding sequence ATGAGCAACACGATGACTCCTCTCGACTGTGTGGCCCAGGTCGAGGATCACTTCGGGCCGATCGTGACCGAGCTCGAGCGCGTACGCAGCGAGGTGGCTGCCCTCTTCGAGGCCGGTCCGGTCAGCAGCGCCTCCCTGCGGGAGCGGCTCGAGCCCGGGTCCCTGGAGTTCCTGCGCAACCCCAACCTCGTCGGTGGCGGCTTCGTGGTGGCCCCGGGAGTCCTCAGCGACCGCCGGCTCTACCTCGTCTGGTGGCAGGGCGAGGAGCGTGACTTCCTCGGCGACGCCGACGCCCCGGCCACGGGCGAGGCGATCGACTACACCCGCCAGCCCTGGTACCGCACCCCGGAGCGCACGGGCGAGCTCACGCTCGTCGGGCCGTACGTCGACTTCGTCTGCACCGACGAGTACGTCATGACCACGACGATGCCGGTCTACGCCGGCGGCCGCATGGTCGGCGTCGCGGGGGCCGACACCCTGGTCGAGACGCTCGAGACGATGCTCCTGCCCGGGCTGCGTGAGGCCGGAGCGACGCTCGTCAACGGCCACGGAAAGGCGATCGTCTCGGCCGACCCGCAGCTGGCCACCGGCGACCCGCTCACCACCGCCCGCGACATGATCCCGTGCCGGGGTCTGCCGCTCTCCGTCGCCCTTTCCTAG
- a CDS encoding DHA2 family efflux MFS transporter permease subunit: protein MTETTASQAPGTTVEHPWRSLAALCIGFFMILVDMTIVTVATPDIMRDLEASTNDVLWVTSAYLLTYAVPVLIMGRLGDRFGPKWLYLGGLAIFTLASLWCGLADDITMLIIARAVQGVGASMMTPQTMAVITRIFPADRRGAAMALWGATAGIATLVGPILGGVLVDLGGWEWIFFINIPVGVVALVLNWRLVPLLPTHPHVFDWLGVALSGIGMFGLVFGLQDGEQRGWDGLIWALVIGGVAVLGLFVLWEARNKQEPLLPLGLFGDRNFSVANIAITCMGMAATTMGFPLMLYAQIVRGYDALEASLLMVPMAAVSLVLAPVVGRINDKVHPRWLTSFGFFCCAAAIFWLAGPMTPGSAVWELLVPMGLLGLGMAFVWAPLAAAATRNLPPHQAGAGSGVYNATRTVGSVVGSAAIAVLMDARIRANGLDASAETAGGAGAQLPAEVAERFSQAMAEATLLPAVALAVGFVAVLFFTTPRHMVKPPA, encoded by the coding sequence ATGACCGAGACGACCGCGTCGCAGGCGCCCGGCACCACCGTGGAACATCCCTGGCGCAGCCTGGCCGCGCTGTGCATCGGCTTCTTCATGATCCTCGTCGACATGACGATCGTGACCGTCGCGACGCCGGACATCATGAGGGACCTCGAGGCGAGCACCAACGACGTGCTGTGGGTGACCAGCGCCTACCTGCTCACCTACGCCGTCCCGGTGCTGATCATGGGGCGTCTCGGCGACCGGTTCGGGCCGAAGTGGCTCTATCTCGGCGGCCTGGCGATCTTCACCCTCGCGTCGCTGTGGTGCGGGCTCGCCGACGACATCACGATGCTGATCATCGCCCGTGCGGTGCAGGGCGTCGGTGCGTCGATGATGACGCCGCAGACGATGGCGGTGATCACCCGGATCTTCCCGGCCGACCGGCGCGGTGCGGCGATGGCGCTGTGGGGCGCGACCGCGGGCATCGCGACGCTGGTCGGCCCGATCCTCGGCGGCGTGCTCGTCGACCTCGGTGGCTGGGAGTGGATCTTCTTCATCAACATCCCCGTCGGCGTGGTCGCGCTCGTCCTCAACTGGCGGCTGGTCCCGCTGCTGCCGACCCACCCGCACGTGTTCGACTGGCTCGGCGTCGCGCTGAGCGGGATCGGCATGTTCGGCCTGGTCTTCGGCCTCCAGGACGGCGAGCAGCGCGGCTGGGACGGGCTGATCTGGGCGCTGGTGATCGGCGGCGTCGCCGTGCTGGGTCTGTTCGTGCTGTGGGAGGCGCGCAACAAGCAGGAGCCGCTGCTGCCGTTGGGTCTCTTCGGCGACCGCAACTTCTCCGTCGCCAACATCGCGATCACCTGTATGGGGATGGCGGCCACGACGATGGGCTTCCCGCTGATGCTCTACGCCCAGATCGTCCGTGGCTACGACGCACTCGAGGCGTCGCTGCTGATGGTGCCGATGGCCGCGGTCTCGCTGGTGCTCGCGCCGGTGGTCGGCCGGATCAACGACAAGGTCCACCCCCGCTGGCTCACCAGCTTCGGCTTCTTCTGCTGCGCCGCGGCCATCTTCTGGCTCGCCGGGCCGATGACGCCGGGCTCGGCGGTCTGGGAGCTCCTCGTCCCGATGGGCCTGCTCGGGCTCGGGATGGCGTTCGTGTGGGCGCCGCTGGCAGCGGCCGCCACGCGCAATCTGCCGCCGCACCAGGCCGGGGCGGGGTCAGGTGTCTACAACGCGACCCGCACGGTCGGCTCGGTGGTCGGCTCGGCCGCCATCGCCGTGCTCATGGACGCCCGGATCAGGGCCAACGGCCTCGACGCGAGCGCGGAGACCGCGGGTGGCGCCGGTGCCCAACTGCCTGCAGAGGTCGCCGAGAGGTTCTCCCAGGCGATGGCCGAGGCGACCCTGCTGCCGGCGGTCGCGCTGGCGGTCGGCTTCGTGGCGGTGCTCTTCTTCACCACGCCGCGCCACATGGTGAAGCCGCCCGCCTAG
- a CDS encoding DUF3151 domain-containing protein has product MTHQDLMAGPPPTHLPADPATDELAAGTEPAEVVRRHPASPAAWAALATAAKETGAEDVTIYAYARVGYHRSLDMLRRNGWKGHGPVPWEHEPNRGFLTSLALLAEQAKAIGETDEWERCSEFLRDSSPTAYDTLLG; this is encoded by the coding sequence ATGACGCACCAGGACCTGATGGCCGGACCGCCGCCGACCCACCTCCCCGCCGACCCCGCGACCGACGAGCTGGCCGCCGGGACGGAGCCCGCCGAGGTCGTACGCCGCCACCCCGCCTCGCCCGCGGCCTGGGCCGCGCTCGCCACGGCCGCCAAGGAGACCGGCGCCGAGGATGTGACCATCTACGCCTACGCCCGCGTCGGCTACCACCGCTCGCTCGACATGCTCCGCCGCAACGGCTGGAAGGGCCACGGGCCGGTGCCGTGGGAGCACGAGCCCAACCGCGGCTTCCTGACCAGCCTCGCCCTCCTCGCCGAGCAGGCCAAGGCGATCGGCGAGACCGACGAGTGGGAGCGTTGCAGCGAGTTCCTCCGCGACAGCAGCCCGACGGCGTACGACACCCTTCTCGGCTGA
- the lysS gene encoding lysine--tRNA ligase has translation MLVRREKRERLLAEGKKAYAIEVGRTHTLAEVREAYEDKLEAGEETQDVVTVAGRVMFVRNTGKLAFATLQEGVGTRLQVMLSLAEVGEEALAEWKSLVDLGDHVAVTGRVISSRRGELSIMASSWQMAAKALRPLPVLHKELSEESRVRQRYADLIVRQEARDMVRTRAKITQAIRRCLEDDGYLEVETPVLQLIHGGAHARPFNTHMNAFDQPMTLRIALELNLKKAVVGGIDKVYEIGRIFRNEGVDSTHSPEFTMIEAYQAYGDQFTIAEQIRRMYLAAADAVGSRQIETEAGVIDLDGEWKWLPVYEGVSEAVGVEVTPDTDVETLKALADKHDVELDPAWNADKIVMELCGELVEPHLIQPTFLCDFPAIAQPLARINDEEPGKVLAWDLIIGGVERGTGFTELIDPVVQREVLTAQSLLAAGGDPEAMQLDEDFLRALEYGAPPMGGLGLGLDRAIMLFTGAGIRETILFPLLKPEA, from the coding sequence ATGCTGGTCCGGCGCGAGAAGCGCGAGCGCCTGCTGGCCGAGGGCAAGAAGGCGTACGCCATCGAGGTCGGCCGCACGCACACGCTCGCCGAGGTGCGCGAGGCCTACGAGGACAAGCTCGAGGCCGGCGAGGAGACCCAGGACGTGGTCACCGTCGCCGGTCGGGTCATGTTCGTCCGCAACACCGGCAAGCTGGCCTTCGCGACCCTCCAGGAGGGTGTCGGCACCCGGCTCCAGGTGATGCTCTCGCTCGCCGAGGTGGGCGAGGAGGCGCTCGCGGAGTGGAAGAGCCTGGTCGACCTCGGCGACCACGTCGCCGTCACCGGCCGGGTGATCTCCTCGCGGCGCGGCGAGCTCTCCATCATGGCCTCGAGCTGGCAGATGGCGGCCAAAGCGCTGCGTCCGCTGCCGGTGCTCCACAAGGAGCTCTCCGAGGAGTCCCGGGTCCGGCAGCGCTACGCCGACCTGATCGTGCGCCAGGAGGCGCGCGACATGGTGCGTACGCGGGCGAAGATCACCCAGGCGATCCGCCGCTGCCTGGAGGACGACGGCTACCTCGAGGTCGAGACCCCGGTCCTGCAGCTCATCCACGGTGGTGCGCACGCGCGGCCGTTCAACACCCACATGAACGCGTTCGACCAGCCGATGACGCTGCGCATCGCGCTCGAGCTCAACCTCAAGAAGGCCGTCGTCGGCGGCATCGACAAGGTCTACGAGATCGGCCGGATCTTCCGCAACGAGGGCGTCGACTCCACCCACAGCCCCGAGTTCACGATGATCGAGGCCTACCAGGCCTACGGCGACCAGTTCACCATCGCCGAGCAGATCCGCCGGATGTACCTCGCCGCGGCCGACGCCGTCGGCTCGCGTCAGATCGAGACCGAGGCCGGTGTCATCGACCTCGACGGCGAGTGGAAGTGGCTGCCGGTCTACGAGGGCGTCTCCGAGGCCGTCGGCGTCGAGGTCACCCCCGACACCGACGTCGAGACGCTCAAGGCGCTGGCCGACAAGCACGACGTCGAGCTCGACCCGGCCTGGAACGCCGACAAGATCGTCATGGAGCTGTGCGGCGAGCTGGTGGAGCCCCACCTGATCCAGCCGACCTTCCTGTGCGACTTTCCGGCGATCGCCCAGCCGCTGGCGCGGATCAACGACGAGGAGCCGGGCAAGGTCCTCGCCTGGGACCTGATCATCGGCGGTGTCGAGCGCGGCACCGGCTTCACCGAGCTGATCGACCCGGTCGTCCAGCGCGAGGTGCTCACCGCCCAGTCCCTGCTGGCCGCCGGCGGTGACCCCGAGGCGATGCAGCTCGACGAGGACTTCCTGCGGGCGCTGGAGTACGGCGCCCCGCCGATGGGCGGCCTCGGGCTCGGCCTGGACCGGGCGATCATGCTCTTCACCGGCGCCGGGATCCGCGAAACGATCCTCTTCCCGCTGCTCAAGCCGGAGGCCTGA
- a CDS encoding helix-turn-helix transcriptional regulator has translation MENGRSETLMTALGFDPAAAQLYSRLLPLTGWPCMVVAATLSTSEGELKEEAAPLIESGVISCGETLTVLSPPAVVAHMLERAATRAQDAHDHLLKISQSVPYVAGTAARLPATIGEEHPIDGEVIATEFTPETFERLVSATSGDMMWLRPAVTVHPSEMRFISVIESTIKSGRRCRGIYPVAALKHSPDVLRMRVEIGEEIRILPRVATHLMVVGSTHAMFPDPLGPVEQPMINVRQRGIVEVVTCYFEELWRRALPAAELEDLPNAERRLLLAELASGAQDEQIARRLGVSLRTVRRRVAELLEDLGATSRFEAGVEAARRAWL, from the coding sequence ATGGAGAACGGCCGGTCGGAGACGCTGATGACCGCGCTCGGGTTCGACCCGGCCGCGGCGCAGCTCTACAGTCGCCTCCTCCCGCTCACCGGATGGCCCTGCATGGTGGTGGCGGCGACGCTGTCCACCTCCGAGGGCGAGCTGAAGGAGGAGGCCGCGCCCCTGATCGAGAGCGGAGTCATCAGCTGCGGTGAGACGCTGACCGTGCTGAGTCCTCCCGCGGTGGTCGCCCACATGCTGGAGCGGGCCGCGACCAGGGCCCAGGACGCCCACGACCACCTGCTCAAGATCTCCCAGTCGGTGCCGTACGTCGCCGGCACCGCCGCACGGCTCCCGGCCACGATCGGCGAGGAGCACCCGATCGACGGCGAGGTGATCGCGACCGAGTTCACCCCGGAGACCTTCGAGCGGCTGGTCTCGGCCACCTCGGGCGACATGATGTGGCTGCGCCCGGCGGTGACCGTGCATCCCTCGGAGATGCGGTTCATCTCGGTCATCGAGTCCACGATCAAGTCGGGTCGCCGGTGCCGCGGCATCTACCCGGTGGCGGCCCTGAAACACTCGCCCGACGTGCTGCGGATGCGGGTCGAGATCGGGGAGGAGATCCGGATCCTGCCGCGCGTGGCCACCCATCTGATGGTCGTCGGCAGCACCCACGCGATGTTCCCGGACCCGCTCGGCCCGGTGGAGCAGCCGATGATCAACGTACGCCAGCGGGGCATCGTCGAGGTGGTCACCTGCTACTTCGAGGAGCTGTGGCGCCGGGCCCTCCCGGCGGCCGAGCTCGAGGACCTGCCGAACGCCGAACGCCGTCTGCTGCTCGCCGAGCTGGCCAGCGGAGCCCAGGACGAGCAGATCGCCCGGAGGCTCGGGGTCTCGCTGCGTACGGTCCGGCGGCGGGTCGCCGAACTGCTCGAGGACCTCGGCGCGACCTCACGGTTCGAGGCGGGTGTCGAGGCCGCACGGCGAGCCTGGCTGTGA
- a CDS encoding adenylosuccinate synthase → MPAITIIGAQWGDEGKGKATDLLGEHVDYVVKFNGGNNAGHTVVIGKEKYALHLLPSGILTAGVTPVIGNGVVVDLAVLFEELSGLEERGVDISKLKLSASAHVIADYNRQLDKVTERFLGSRKIGTTGRGIGPTYADKVNRIGIRVQDLFDESILRGKVEGALELKNQLLSKVYNRRGFTVEAVVEDLLSYADPIAPMVCDTGLLLNQALDKGETVLLEGGQATLLDVDHGTYPFVTSSNATSGGACTGSGIPPTRIDRVVAIVKAYTTRVGEGPFPTELFDSSGDYLRDNGHEFGTTTGRPRRCGWYDAVIARYAARVNGVTDFVLTKLDVLGGLDEIPVCVAYDVDGVRHDEMPVNQSDFHHAKPIFEMLPGWKEDISGARSFSDLPANAQAYVKYVEEISGAPMSVIGVGPARDETVIINSLT, encoded by the coding sequence ATGCCCGCGATCACGATCATCGGCGCCCAGTGGGGCGACGAAGGCAAGGGCAAGGCGACCGACCTTCTCGGTGAGCACGTCGACTACGTCGTGAAGTTCAACGGCGGCAACAACGCCGGCCACACGGTGGTCATCGGCAAGGAGAAGTACGCCCTCCACCTGCTGCCCAGCGGCATCCTGACCGCCGGCGTGACGCCGGTGATCGGCAACGGCGTCGTCGTCGACCTCGCGGTCCTCTTCGAGGAGCTGAGCGGCCTGGAGGAGCGCGGCGTCGACATCTCCAAGCTGAAGCTGTCGGCCAGCGCCCACGTCATCGCCGACTACAACCGCCAGCTCGACAAGGTCACCGAGCGGTTCCTCGGCTCGCGCAAGATCGGCACCACCGGCCGCGGGATCGGGCCGACCTACGCCGACAAGGTCAACCGCATCGGCATCCGCGTCCAGGACCTCTTCGACGAGTCGATCCTGCGCGGCAAGGTCGAGGGTGCGCTGGAGCTGAAGAACCAGCTGCTCTCGAAGGTCTACAACCGGCGCGGCTTCACCGTCGAGGCGGTCGTCGAGGACCTGCTGTCCTACGCCGACCCGATCGCGCCGATGGTCTGCGACACCGGCCTGCTGCTCAACCAGGCGCTCGACAAGGGCGAGACCGTGCTGCTCGAGGGCGGCCAGGCGACGCTGCTCGACGTCGACCACGGCACCTACCCGTTCGTGACCTCCTCCAACGCCACCTCCGGCGGCGCCTGCACCGGGTCCGGCATCCCGCCGACCCGGATCGACCGGGTCGTCGCGATCGTGAAGGCCTACACCACGCGGGTGGGCGAGGGGCCGTTCCCGACCGAGCTCTTCGACTCCTCCGGCGACTACCTGCGCGACAACGGCCATGAGTTCGGCACCACCACCGGCCGCCCGCGCCGCTGCGGCTGGTACGACGCCGTCATCGCCCGCTACGCCGCCCGCGTCAACGGCGTCACCGACTTCGTCCTCACCAAGCTCGACGTGCTCGGCGGTCTCGACGAGATCCCGGTGTGCGTGGCCTACGACGTCGACGGCGTCCGCCACGACGAGATGCCCGTCAACCAGTCCGACTTCCACCACGCCAAGCCCATCTTCGAGATGCTGCCCGGCTGGAAGGAGGACATCTCCGGGGCGCGGTCGTTCAGCGACCTCCCGGCCAACGCCCAGGCGTACGTGAAGTACGTCGAGGAGATCTCCGGCGCTCCGATGTCGGTCATCGGCGTCGGCCCGGCGCGCGACGAGACGGTCATCATCAACTCCCTCACCTGA
- the purD gene encoding phosphoribosylamine--glycine ligase: MRILVVGTGGREHALALKLSQEGNEVYAAPGNPGIAEFATLRDVDIMSGPAIAALAVELSVDLVVVGPEAPLVAGVADAVREAGIAVFGPSQAAAQLEGSKAFSKDVMSAAGVPTAGSRVATTPEEAAAALDEFGAPYVVKDDALAAGKGVVVTRDRAEALAHAAACERVVIEEFLDGPEVSLFAICDGTRAYALQPAQDFKRIFDGGKGGNTGGMGAYSPLPWAQPDLADVVLATVVEPTLAEMEKRGAPFVGCLYVGLSLTAKGPKVIEFNCRFGDPDSQPVLALLESSLGDLLLAAATGALDTVEAPAFSDGASVTVVLASAGYPESSSKGDVITGVGNANSINDVDVIHAGTAIVDASTPEEPDHRHLVTAGGRVLAVRAKGYDIDDARSRAYAAADLITFDGLQRRSDIAAEPLGVVEGASLL; this comes from the coding sequence GTGAGGATCCTTGTCGTTGGCACCGGTGGTCGTGAGCACGCGCTCGCTCTGAAGCTCTCCCAGGAGGGGAACGAGGTGTACGCCGCACCCGGCAACCCCGGGATCGCGGAGTTCGCCACGCTCCGGGACGTGGACATCATGTCCGGTCCCGCGATCGCGGCCCTGGCCGTCGAGCTGAGCGTCGACCTGGTCGTCGTCGGCCCCGAGGCCCCGCTGGTGGCCGGCGTCGCCGACGCGGTCCGCGAGGCCGGGATCGCGGTCTTCGGGCCGTCGCAGGCCGCCGCGCAGCTCGAGGGGTCGAAGGCGTTCTCCAAGGACGTGATGTCCGCGGCCGGCGTCCCGACCGCGGGCTCGCGCGTGGCGACCACGCCCGAGGAGGCGGCCGCCGCGCTCGACGAGTTCGGCGCTCCATACGTTGTTAAGGACGACGCGCTCGCCGCGGGCAAGGGCGTCGTCGTGACCCGCGACCGCGCGGAGGCGCTGGCTCACGCCGCCGCCTGCGAGCGGGTCGTCATCGAGGAGTTCCTCGACGGCCCCGAGGTCTCGCTGTTCGCGATCTGCGACGGCACCCGGGCCTACGCGCTGCAGCCGGCTCAGGACTTCAAGCGGATCTTCGACGGCGGCAAGGGCGGCAACACCGGCGGCATGGGTGCCTACTCGCCGCTGCCGTGGGCGCAGCCCGACCTGGCCGACGTGGTGCTGGCGACCGTCGTGGAGCCGACGCTGGCCGAGATGGAGAAGCGTGGCGCCCCGTTCGTCGGGTGCCTCTACGTCGGGCTCTCGCTGACCGCCAAGGGCCCGAAGGTGATCGAGTTCAACTGCCGCTTCGGCGACCCCGACTCGCAGCCCGTGCTCGCGCTCCTGGAGTCCTCGCTCGGCGACCTGTTGCTCGCGGCTGCCACCGGCGCGCTGGACACCGTCGAGGCGCCGGCCTTCTCCGACGGTGCCTCGGTAACCGTCGTGCTGGCCTCGGCCGGCTACCCGGAGTCCTCCTCGAAGGGCGACGTCATCACCGGCGTCGGCAACGCCAACTCGATCAACGACGTGGACGTGATCCACGCCGGCACCGCGATCGTCGACGCCTCCACGCCGGAGGAGCCCGACCACCGCCACCTGGTCACCGCCGGCGGCCGTGTGCTGGCGGTGCGTGCGAAGGGCTACGACATCGACGACGCGCGCTCGCGGGCGTACGCCGCCGCCGACCTGATCACCTTCGACGGTCTCCAGCGACGCTCCGACATCGCGGCCGAGCCGCTCGGCGTCGTCGAGGGTGCCTCGCTGCTTTGA
- a CDS encoding DUF4032 domain-containing protein, translated as MALRMLASRPDPALYTLPWSLPLEEWPDDVVVPLARGLSRHVVRIVRVRGNVYAVKETQADIARREYNMLRELQRLGLPTVVAKSVVTGRKDRDGNDLNAALMTDHLTYSLPYRALFERGLAADRLPSLIDALVVLLVRLHLAGFYWGDVSLSNVLFVRDANGFAAYLVDAETGELKAELSDRLREYDLDVAYQNIYGELLDLQASESLPEAFPIDAIVERLQSRYDALWRELTEEQVFSAAEMWHIEQRIERLHDLGFDVEELDITTSEDGDTVALRPRVVELGHHRRELRTLTGLDVQDAQARRILNDISAYRATRELGDLPIEVAANRWLREIYEPIVAMRPPGAAAKLTPAQMFHEILEHRWVLSQFAGEWVKLINAAESYYEDVIQHRPDEAVTPPPED; from the coding sequence ATGGCCCTGCGGATGCTCGCCAGCCGGCCCGATCCGGCCCTCTACACCCTGCCCTGGTCGCTCCCTCTGGAGGAGTGGCCCGACGACGTCGTGGTGCCGTTGGCGCGCGGCCTGAGCCGCCATGTCGTCCGGATCGTGCGCGTGCGCGGCAACGTCTACGCCGTCAAGGAGACCCAGGCCGACATCGCCCGCCGCGAGTACAACATGCTCCGCGAGCTGCAGCGCCTCGGCCTGCCGACGGTGGTCGCGAAGAGCGTCGTGACCGGCCGCAAGGACCGCGACGGCAACGATCTGAACGCCGCGCTGATGACCGACCACCTCACCTACTCGCTCCCCTACCGCGCGCTGTTCGAGCGGGGTCTGGCAGCCGACCGACTCCCCAGCCTGATCGACGCCCTCGTCGTCCTGCTCGTACGACTCCACCTGGCCGGCTTCTACTGGGGCGACGTCTCCTTGTCGAACGTCCTCTTCGTCCGCGACGCGAACGGGTTCGCCGCCTACCTGGTCGACGCCGAGACCGGGGAGCTGAAGGCCGAGCTCTCCGACCGGCTCCGGGAGTACGACCTCGACGTCGCCTACCAGAACATCTACGGGGAGCTGCTCGACCTGCAGGCGAGCGAGTCGCTGCCGGAGGCCTTCCCGATCGACGCGATCGTCGAGCGGCTGCAGAGCCGCTACGACGCGCTGTGGCGCGAGCTCACCGAGGAGCAGGTCTTCTCCGCCGCGGAGATGTGGCACATCGAGCAGCGCATCGAGCGCCTCCACGACCTCGGCTTCGACGTCGAGGAGCTCGACATCACCACCAGCGAGGACGGCGACACGGTGGCGTTGCGGCCGCGGGTGGTCGAGCTGGGCCACCACCGCCGCGAGCTGCGTACGCTGACCGGACTCGACGTCCAGGACGCCCAGGCCCGGCGGATCCTGAACGACATCTCCGCCTACCGCGCCACTCGCGAGCTCGGCGACCTGCCGATCGAGGTCGCGGCCAATCGCTGGTTGCGCGAGATCTACGAGCCCATCGTCGCCATGCGCCCGCCCGGCGCCGCCGCCAAGCTCACCCCGGCGCAGATGTTCCACGAGATCCTCGAGCACCGTTGGGTGCTCTCCCAGTTCGCCGGCGAGTGGGTCAAGCTCATCAACGCGGCCGAGTCCTACTACGAGGACGTCATCCAGCACCGCCCCGACGAGGCGGTCACCCCACCGCCGGAGGACTGA